A window of Zingiber officinale cultivar Zhangliang chromosome 5A, Zo_v1.1, whole genome shotgun sequence contains these coding sequences:
- the LOC121979212 gene encoding protein PHR1-LIKE 2-like, whose protein sequence is MAETVRPGNAKPRLRWTPDLHSRFVDAVANLGGPDKATPKSVLRLMGIKGLTLYHLKSHLQKYRLGRQSRGDQKAMETSKLRSSNSTCNSVSGDMRIAEAFRYQLEVERRLQDQLEVQKKLQSRIEAQGRYLQAILEKALSTISLAGVKPSASSQYQLQADCELNPKLGFQLYGEGEQEELRDAKLLDLNVKGGSCCESLGGGRGSDLNLQI, encoded by the exons ATGGCAGAGACAGTGCGGCCGGGGAATGCCAAGCCCAGGCTCCGGTGGACGCCGGACCTCCATAGCCGCTTTGTCGACGCTGTCGCCAACCTCGGCGGACCAGACa AAGCAACGCCGAAATCGGTTCTTAGACTGATGGGCATCAAGGGATTGACGTTGTACCATCTCAAAAGCCACTTGCAG AAATATAGATTGGGAAGGCAGTCTCGAGGAGATCAGAAAGCGATGGAAACCAGCAAATTAA GAAGCAGCAACTCGACCTGCAACAGTGTTTCCGGAGACATGAGAATTGCTGAGGCCTTCCGGTACCAGTTAGAAGTCGAAAGAAGACTACAGGATCAGCTCGAA GTGCAAAAGAAACTGCAATCGAGAATTGAGGCCCAAGGAAGATACTTGCAAGCGATATTAGAGAAAGCCCTCAGCACCATCTCGCTCGCCGGCGTGAAACCCTCTGCGTCTTCCCAGTACCAACTCCAAGCAGACTGCGAGCTGAATCCAAAATTAGGCTTCCAGCTCTATGGAGAGGGGGAGCAGGAAGAGCTTCGAGACGCCAAGCTGCTGGACCTGAACGTGAAAGGAGGGAGCTGCTGTGAATCGTTGGGTGGAGGAAGAGGAAGTGATCTGAATCTGCAAATTTGA
- the LOC121982649 gene encoding protein KOKOPELLI-like, translated as MDQPAEETAAAAAAVALEDLCDDLHALKKLYGLLQRENTNEFQLDEASRNFLKKVLDGATLRILNQAKIVPPCEARRQDQSMSLASIGQSPAAASLITTPAAADRKKRMEQNRRPTQDLKRLNSRGSSASIRPRQQKKTKLQNTTTTTMTPTPVESDVVRKMDRSSKHSNGSLRLGKSAAKRSSRHGIVAGMPPSTQATANGRAKAEQKVEADAKVEQVRRREKPPCLYEKSERPASEVRHKQPVHDQEMTGVRPNHHLLHDRQSLLRPSIHLAGKHETKKQSGDQRGKALPSSSRQKARSESTVEHSLSSTTESSSSSNTSRQNRAMPSKHGGKPPPRSLNRRRLPEPPINRTNQRMEKEGRLERLKNRLSVIFHHHHHHHHLHHSARNGDGVVRRRHRSLWEYLRSVGHRNTSREMEGLGRRPPVKQPGHLHALLEALFHLFMFSTKKEARKRAPPLGTAKKKFRWWQRLGRRVRLTSTRRHRKNARLRLGIGMTK; from the exons ATGGATCAACCGGCAGAGgagacggcggcggcggcggcggcggtggcaCTTGAGGACTTGTGCGACGATCTGCATGCTTTAAAGAAGTTGTATGGTCTTCTCCAACGAGAAAATACTAATGAG TTTCAGTTGGATGAGGCGTCTAGAAATTTTCTGAAGAAGGTTTTAGATGGTGCAACTCTACGGATTCTTAACCAGGCAAAG ATTGTGCCACCATGCGAGGCGCGGCGACAGGATCAGTCGATGTCTTTGGCATCAATTGGACAATCTCCGGCTGCCGCCTCCTTGATTACTACTCCGGCGGCAGCAGAtcggaagaagagaatggagcaaAATCGCCGACCAACTCAGGACCTGAAGCGGCTAAACTCACGGGGATCCAGCGCAAGTATCCGCCCGCGACAGCAAAAGAAGACCAAGTTGCAGAacacgacgacgacgacgatgacACCGACGCCTGTAGAATCGGATGTAGTTAGGAAGATGGATCGATCCTCTAAGCACAGCAATGGCTCTCTCCGTTTGGGGAAATCGGCGGCGAAGAGATCGTCACGGCATGGAATCGTGGCGGGGATGCCGCCCTCGACTCAGGCGACGGCAAACGGTCGAGCGAAAGCAGAGCAGAAGGTTGAGGCTGACGCAAAGGTAGAGCAGGTCCGGCGACGCGAGAAACCGCCGTGCCTCTACGAGAAGAGTGAGCGGCCGGCTTCAGAAGTGCGCCATAAGCAACCGGTCCATGATCAGGAGATGACCGGAGTACGACCGAACCATCATCTCCTTCACGATCGCCAGTCGTTGCTTCGCCCATCGATCCACCTCGCCGGAAAACATGAAACGAAGAAGCAGAGTGGTGATCAACGAGGGAAGGCGCTCCCATCGTCGTCGAGACAGAAGGCCCGAAGTGAATCAACGGTCGAGCACTCGCTAAGTAGCACGACGGAATCCTCATCCTCCTCAAACACATCTCGTCAAAACAGAGCGATGCCTTCCAAGCATGGGGGAAAGCCTCCACCCAGGTCGCTCAACCGCCGCCGCCTGCCAGAACCACCGATCAACAGAACCAACCAACGGATGGAGAAAGAGGGGCGACTAGAAAGACTGAAGAACAGGCTGTCCGTAAtcttccaccaccaccaccaccatcacCACCTCCACCACAGCGCTCGTAACGGCGACGGAGTGGTCCGCCGGCGCCACCGGTCGCTCTGGGAATACCTCCGGAGCGTCGGCCACCGGAACACGAGCAGGGAAATGGAAGGTCTTGGACGACGGCCGCCGGTGAAGCAGCCCGGCCACCTACACGCGCTGCTTGAAGCGTTGTTCCATCTGTTCATGTTTTCGACGAAGAAGGAGGCAAGGAAACGAGCGCCCCCGCTGGGTACGGCGAAGAAGAAGTTTCGGTGGTGGCAAAGGTTGGGCCGCCGCGTGAGATTAACGAGCACGAGACGACATCGTAAAAACGCCCGTCTCAGACTTGGAATCGGCATGACCAAATAG